A single window of Aspergillus oryzae RIB40 DNA, chromosome 8 DNA harbors:
- a CDS encoding uncharacterized protein (predicted protein) — MDQQIASYKFSSNDRQYVPNYPSLPPSLSLTGPHLVIRTGLSVGTRRLLSSSSPKAPCLQLEIELCPLLQYTLRRATPDDDPRPFVFVWSPLNEGYHQDGFILLRHTSDGKLERVSVPDAIQDPIDIVHTGRPGPERRALRSEYHCPRRKHSASLHVRYQGSPTDRPIIFRNHVIWDMFRSYRLEDGLWELQEGPCGCPGLFLDDPDITVNVAEDEGFVTLKPGEC; from the exons ATGGACCAGCAAATTGCCTCTTACAAATTTTCATCCAATGATAGACAGTATGTACCGAACtatccctccctccctccctctctctctcttacCGGTCCCCACCTTGTCATTCGGACCGGACTGTCCGTCGGGACTAGACGCTTACTATCCAGCTCAAGTCCTAAGGCACCATGTCTGCAGCTCGAAATTGAACTCTGCCCGCTCTTGCAGTATACCCTCCGTCGAGCAACGCCGGACGATGACCCAAGGCCATTTGTCTTCGTGTGGTCTCCCCTCAATGAGGGCTATCATCAAGATGGATTCATACTTCTACGACACACCTCAGATGGCAAGCTGGAAAGGGTATCCGTACCAGATGCGATCCAAGATCCGATAGACATCGTGCAC ACAGGGCGCCCCGGTCCTGAGCGTAGAGCTCTCCGGTCCGAATACCATTGTCCCCGAAGGAAACACTCTGCATCATTGCATGTTCGCTACCAGGGGAGCCCCACAGACCGACCGATAATATTCCGTAACCATGTAATCTGGGACATGTTTCGCTCCTATCGCCTAGAGGATGGTTTGTGGGAGCTTCAGGAGGGTCCATGTGGATGCCCCGGGCTTTTCCTGGATGATCCTGATATCACGGTAAATgtggcggaggatgagggtttTGTTACTCTGAAGCCAGGAGAATGCTGA
- a CDS encoding uncharacterized protein (predicted protein) translates to MVCGANVADTRPKFDTLARQIFSRRPLWQTILGQSWGWVTAWMADSRYDSAVLDRTVQDGFGRDRRLFDTTKPLVSGIRVALTASQVEDGSLCLFSNYRAAGRPRMSSAYRALVPEQEPFLWEIGSICGKGGRRGRGHPY, encoded by the exons ATGGTCTGCGGTGCCAACGTGGCCGACACCCGTCCGAAGTTCGATACCCTGGCACGTCAGATCTTTTCCCGACGGCCCCTCTGGCAGACGATCTTGGGACAATCGTGGGGCTGGGTGACGGCCTGGATGGCCGACAGCCGGTACGACTCGGCCGTGTTGGACCGAACTGTGCAGGATGGCTTTGGCCGCGACCGCCGACTGTTCGATACCACGAAACCCTTGGTATCCGGCATCCGAGTGGCTCTAACAGCCAGCCAGGTCGAAGACGGGTCGCTCTGTCTGTTCTCCAACTATCGAGCGGCGGGCCGTCCTCGGATGTCGTCCGCCTATAGAGCACTAGTGCCAGAGCAGGAGCCATTTTTGTGGGAAAT aggTTCTATATGcggaaaaggaggaaggaggggaagaggcCACCCATACTAG